CACTCCTCCACTGTTCGGATGGGGTCGATTTGAGCTAGAGGGCGTGAGGACGTCTTGTGCTCCAGACTGGTACAGCAGAGACCCGGGAAACATCTCCTACATCACCTGCTACTTTCTCCTCTGCTTCGCACTGCCGTTCTCCGTCATTGTCGTCTCCTACATGCGTCTCTTATGGACCCTACGACAGGTAAAAATCTTCACACCTTCAGAAAAACGTCATGACGCTCTGATATTACTTTATCATATTACAATGGCCAGGTTTCATGTATGTCCAGATCAATCTGAatactgatttttttcttcatgtTTGGTCTTCAAGAGCTTTTTGAAAGCGCAGTTACAAATGGATAAACATGaatattttgttttggttttgtgttgTGCACAGCCAATAGACATGTGTTTTACAGGCATGTGATCCATTCAGCATACAGACACTATGATGGACAGTgagcattttaaaatgaaaatgcagtaaaatatcTGAATGAGATCTTGCACAAGTATACAAATGATTTCTTTGAAACACAGGTGAGTAAACTGAAGATGTCAGAGCACCGTTCGATCAGAGATGCAGGTGGCCTGTATGGTGGTTGTCATGGTGATGGCCTTCCTGCTCACGTGGCCTCCCTATGCTGCTTTTGCTCTTTCTGTGATTTTTGACCCGACACTTTACATTGACCCCATCATCGCCACAGTTCCCATGTATCTGGCCAAGAGCAGCACTGTTTTTAACCCCATCATCTACATCTTTATGAACAGACAGGTGAAAGTCTACCTCATGCTTGACGCAGTTTCACTGACATCACATAATTTATCTGTCTGGACTGATGTAatattgctcattcattctAATATCCTGTACGAAGTATTATATCACcgctgtccttttgaaaccgTATATGTACAAtttagctgtttttcaggaaatgggaaaACACTGTATCTTTTAAGTGAttatactgtgttgtcaaagttgacaagcactttctaatactttttattgtttagatatttgtaaacccagtgacaaacataaaaggcgactaataataatgatttatggcaaaaaaaatctcaatttaatccccatcatgtcattctaatCCCGTTTGATTTATCTTCTCCTTTGCATCACAGCTGCCCTGAGGTTTATGCACTCATATGGACATACACAATAGtacttatattatattacagtatttcgTACTCAAAACTATATTACGCAAATTAGTcatgaaaatacttttttagTGTAAGGATAGCTTTGGTTAAAGGTGTGCTAAATTGTCAATTATTAACGCTCAGTTTTTCTAATGCAAATGATCTACCCAAACTATTCATTTAGGTCTTTACAttgctcagaagcattttaCATCTCATCTTTATAATATGTTAGTGTGatgcagaactctctctctcgttgTGTCATTGCATCAGTTCAGAGAGCATGCTGTGGCGTTCAGAGTCACGCCTTCATAATCACATTCTCTTCTACACAAGTACAGGACATAATGAACTTGGAGCAAGACCTCCATCAGCTAGTGATGATATGCCTGAGGTCAGAATCGACTCCCGCTGTTGACCTTTTAAATATGACGTTCCCACTGCTAGACGTGATTGGTAAAAACAACTGTAAATGTGCTGCAATATAAAATGCACAATGTATTAGTTTACTTAGACATAAAGTACTCTAAAGTCATTCTTCCTTTCTTTAGCCGAACACAAGTTGggtcattttaaataatatccTGGCTCTTCCTAGCGATGGCACTGGATAGAGCCAAAGTTCAAAAAAgtacatccatccatcataaaTGTAACCCACATGACTCCAGGGgattaaaacatgtattttgaCCCCGTTTCGATTGGAAGTAAACAAAGTCTAGGAGTCGATTCTATCAACTCCAGCAGTGGGAGGCGAGAGGCTGAGGTGACTCCAGAAAAACCTGGAATCGGACACCTGAACCGGTATCAGCAGGAGTAACAATGTCACGCCTTCATAATCCCATTCTCATATAGCTTCAGACACTACAGGAACACTGATGAAGGACGGGTCAAACCCACTCCACAGCATCTAAAGCTTTTGAATTCCCAGCctgtttttatgtaaaaatgttatCTCTTGATACTGTCAGTggaaattatataattattaaatcACTAACGCTCTCCTGCTGTCTCTTTGATTTTATGAATAAACTTAATTTAAGACCATTTAAATGGATTTAGAACAGCTTAAATTCCCTTTAATCATATTATAGTTCATCTTCTCAGGCTCAAACCTTTCTTCCACCATATGTGAGAGTCTGTACATTAGATgattaaatgaagaaaaatgaacACCACCTTGCATGATTCTTCTTTGCAACTCTACAACTGGTGGTTAACATTTTTGTATCGTAATAACAAGTATTACAatgataatataattaaatcatTTCGTTTTATAGtatcatttcttattttttctcaaattaaacaaaataagattttattGTGACTATTGTTGTAAGGTGCCGTAGGCTATATGATCCTAATAATATTATTAGCAGCATCTCACTGCGGTGTTTAAAATACCCACGACGATTGAACAATTTTGTTttcaaacattaaacaataaACGCATTAAAGCGCGGTCCCGTACAGCAGGTGGCGGGACGGATTTCGCTGGTTACAGTCCGCCCCAACGCGACGTCATCACTGCGCTGGACCGGAAGTCAAACTCAGTTTCCGGTTAAACACCAGTGACGATGGTGTATGTGTCAAATGGTAAGTGCTAAAAACAAGTGTTGTTTACGTTTGTTTAATGTTCAGAACTGTGTCGCTTTCATTCTTTACACATTACGGAATACAGCAAACTGTGTGGATTGAACAATGTGACGTTTGGAGTTATGATGACGTGTTTTTGTCTGAGAACTCAGTACGTTTATCAGCATTGTTTTGTGTGCTTTTCCTACATTAGGGTACATATAAAGGATGTGTGAGTTTATGATAAACAGGTATGATTTGTAATATGATGAGTCCTACTATGGTAAATGTGTTAGGGTTCATGAATGTTTAGGATGACGTTGCCTGGCGAGCAGTAGCGCGATTCATAATTTCGCCACATTTGTTTGCCTATAATTTTTCGTTGTTGTGTGTATTATTCTTTGACGATACTCCGACAGTTTTACACGATgggaatgaataaatgtaaatgtaaaatgttttcgtTCGTGTTTTAGGTGAAGTCCTGGACAGCCGGACTCGGTCGCCATGGAGACTGTCGTTCTTTAGCGACCTCTTCTGGGGTGTAGTCGAGTTTGTTGGCTTGTTGTAAGCGTTGTTCACGATTTTGCACAATGCTTTAAATGATGGATGTATGGTCACCATcctaatatttgtattttccaTCAGCTTCCATAGTCTGGTTCAGCCCGATCTGTCTAAAGATGGAAACGCGATCGCATCATCTCGCTTCAGTGACGGCAGAGGGTTTGTACACTTCATCCGCATCACTAGCACATATTGTGTTGTGTGAATATTTCAATTGTAATTGTATCTCCCAGACCTCCAGGGTTCCCTGGCCGCAGACGGATGGGCAGAATAAACCACGGTGcaggccccaccccccctcctaTGGGTGGAGGAGGATGAGGACGGTAAGAAAGGCCAAAGAACCTGACACACATGAACGAGAACTGTGTGAAGAATAACAGGAGTTTTTATCTGTCGTGCTCGCAGGTAAACGCCTGCACGCTGATGCAGGCGTAGGGGAGTGTGATGTGCTGGATAGTCTTTCCAAATCGCACAGTATGACACGCTCCTCTCCTCATGACTGCCACCGGTCTCATGGCCGTTTCTTGATGCTGCTCTGGGAATTCCTTCTCTAAGGGGCCAAAGTGGCTGATCACGGCAGTCAAAACCTCTCTGCCAACATAGgataccaaacacacacacacacgttactcGCTGGCTCTGTTTTTTCATTTCTTATagaatttatgtttgtgtagcaGTTCTGTATGTATGATTCGCTTGAATAAAGTAACTTATGTTGATCTTATATTTCAtctttttgcattttatgtcatggtgaataaaaacaaaatgtgttcaAAAAGCTCAAATGTGTTCATCATTCAAGCTGTAGTTTGTGAAGTGTCTCCTACAGGTACAAGAAACATTCATCTCAAAATACATGAAGGTAACATACTGAATAGCTGTTAAACAATGAGGACATTTTCATCAGCTTTACTGACAAGAGTCGGCCTCATACTGACAGGATGATtcccagtggtgtaaagtattggagtaaatgtacttagttactttacttaagtatctttttggctactttgtagttgtactgagtattaaagatattagcaacttttactctctacttaactacatttttgaacaagtatatgtactctttactccactacatttgtaatgactaatgcaattacacattacattttgcatgacacctatcttataattaatattgccatttacggggcaatgaaggtactacaatcttgtggattttgccttaacttacaaaaacttgtcaacatggcttctttatatgaatatgagtgcagtatcaggtagatgtcaatcgctggcggtttacacacggttagcccttacccgctatttctacagtaatatattggcaacactgttgccagctagttactgtaggtcacacatctacaaaagctcttatttttaaaactaactcttcctaaatgtgctctaaacatgtttgctcaaaatttgaccatgtggtgggactattgccatgaagtgatgtaaaccagtaaagagaatgtatagtatttcaattttcaaaagtgctctcacactatatagacaaaatattaacctatagaatgagtcggacacagagaaatgaacaattcacatatgaatctcaacaatggtgacaatcaactgaacagcttcatgctgcaatgcatgctgggtacatagtacaaaactcattcatgattgtttgtcaccattgatgaggtttgtatgtcaagtgtctaattgcgtctcaattgcaaagaaagattttctgacagagatctttccattataacatgtaatcactttaccaaacatatctcaataaatcttaaatgctatattattattatttaatgattgaattctttcagatgtatcttcagttactaagcaaacataaagttgcggttcctgtaaagtccctttcagtgttattgtataagtgtacattttaaagctacaagaaagtcaaagagtccaaccaaagcaaacactgatcgccataatggtgacttaaaacataattgaaccactatgaactagagttaaatctcaatggGCTGGTTTCCCGGACGGGGTTTTAGCCTAATCCCAGACTACTTTAAAAATGAGTGgcatcttgatcgaaaacaacttgcacttgcatatcttaaaatatatcagtgcgattgttttgtctcaagatgcacactgtaatgtttgtttgtaaagcatgtttttaaaaacgccttaaatatcctaatttaactaaggcctagtcctggtttaggctaaaccctgtccaggaaaccgccccAAAAAGATCTTAcagagatgacagaaataaagtgaaagtggtgtctgtaatatgtgaagatgttattgatgtttgtgtttaattctcctctggtgaaatcttgacagatttattgtgttcatctgttatttacacgtgttcatctaagactatGTGACTTAAGTGctttaatagattctttataatgaatcttcaaacagccattgcagtagtttactgtaaaacacctacagtaactagctggcaacagtgttgccaatacagtatattactgtagaaatggcaggtgagggctaacagtgtatgtgaaatgaggacatgactgcagctggccatgaggcccaaaccagcatgtccagtgcaaaaaggctttgactttttaattctacttaacattattttatttatctgtcatattgaagagacctttttgaaggagtttggtttacttatgagcactttagattaaatgagacttgggtgtttgtaatgacgtaggttatggtgtcggccatgatttgctgcattttgaggtgttcagtcttattatgatttaagaaaataaatgcgattgctctcctcacgaatcatctgtttcttgtttttcactgacgtgtctcttaagtgttgaggactatagtgctgctttgagcctacattcagtatgagtaaaatactcaagtactgttcaaatcagatactcgaagacttttactgaagtcgttttggaattggtgacttgtaacttgtaatggagtaattttcactgcacggtatctgtacttttacttaagtatggttttcaggtactctttacacctctgatgATTCCCCAACGACAGTGGTATAAATTCTGGGGCCAGGGAGTGGCATTTATATGTTAATTCTTATTAGTGATGTATTGAACACTTATTAAGTAATAGtatataaactaaaatattacTAATAAAAATGTCCTTGATATTTTGTGTGAGAAACCTCCGCCCATTCGGAGGAACACTAATATCTTTAACATCACTTGCAAAAGTCACAATAAAACCAATGTATTTAACACCAACGATTCATAAACTTACAGctgatttttaatatttcagtaTGAAATCTCTTATTCAAACTGTAACCTGCACCGGAAGCGCTCCTTCATTTATAAATTCACTTCAATAATGAAACCGAACAGAAGCGGCAGTGCAGGTGCAGTAGAGCTCGCGTCCAGCAGGTGGCGGTGGTGCCCCATAACACTGCTAATTCACCGCAACAGAAGAAGAGTGAGTGCGTTTATCCATCAACAGCTTCATTCAGATTCATTTCTTCATCATCAacatgacacagacagacagagatgcgGATAATGGTAAAGATCGAGAGAAAGAGGCACGCGGAGTGAAGAGACCCATCGCGCCTGCGGCTGTACCCGAACACCTGCATGAGGTGAACACGCGTCATCTTCACTAAGTTTGTCATGAAACCATCAAAGTAATAAATATCAGTTTCTAGAATGTACTGAAATGTGTGGTACTTTAGTTTTTAATCAATGGAAATAATGGAAACACACATTTGACAGTAATGTCATGTGCTCCTGGAGAGTTCAGCTCCAGCCCTGATCAAACACACAAttgtatgttttcttaaaaggtgATGCTGAAGACTTAGATTAGCTTCTTCAGACGTGTTTGATGTGGGTCTCCAGGAACAGGATTGAGCACCCCTGATGTAGAGGATATAATGAGTCAAAATAATCACTGTCACTTTCAGCAAATTCAGGGCAACTTCATCGTGGTGATTCATCCAGGATCAGAAACACTGCGGATTGGTCGAGCTCCAGACACACAGCCAATGAGTGTTCCTCATGTGGTCGCCCGTAGACACAAACACGCGGGACAGAGCCGATACGAGGACCAGTGTCTCCTGAGAGAGGGACTCAACGTATGTCTGCTGTCATTCACTCATTAACATATCATATTAAGAGTGTGATGTCCATCATAAAAACACATGACAGATTGCTTGTCACTGAAGAAGTGTGTGTTCTGTAGAGCGCAGACAGTAATGAACAGAGACAGAACGGTCTGAAGATGATCGATCAGGCAATCTGGTCCAAGAAAATGTCCAACGGAGTCAGAAGAGTCCCTGTGTCTGCACAGcaggtgtgcgtgcgtgcgtgcgtgcgtgtgtgtgtgtgtgtgtgtgtgtgtgtgtgtgtgtgtgtgtacagtgggAGTAAGTTTTAagactttgtgtttttttacaggctaaattgtacaataaacagatcCGTCCTGCGGTTTTGGATTCAAACTGTAAAGTGAAGTGGACACACACATCTCATCAGCCTGAATACCTCGTAGGAGAAGATGTGaggaaacacacacattacCTACACAACAACACGCTGAACATGGTGGataaaggggatagttcacccagaaatacaaattctgtcatcattttctcaactttgatttgttccaaatcttaaCATGTCTTTgttagtaggaaaaaatacttgaattcttttttgttttgtcgaacacaaaagaagatattttgatgaatgtaggacagcaaacacttctggggcacttttcacTCCATTGTCCTTTTCCCTACtaaggtagtcaatggggtccaagaactgtttggttacaagcattcgtcaaaatatcttactctttattcaaccaaacaaagaaatgcatacaggtttggaactactaGGCCTAGGGCGTCGTGagtaatgtattatttttgggtgagaacaaaatatttgttttatataaaagtGTCCAGTTCATATCCAAGTTAATGTTTCTTACTAGCAGCAGTTCTGTTCTAATTTTGATTGACTagtaaaaagcaaataaaaaaattaataaaaaggcTTATAATTGTGTAATATTGTGTGCAAAAATATATTCAGtcatttaatatttgtaatgATGAGAGCATTTATAGGCATATTCAAAGATTGTGAGAATGAAgcctgtttttgtatttttattacaaacattTGATCAAAATGATGTTTAAAGAACTTTATTCTCAAAATCAGAATATTTTCTTGGCACACTAAAACACTGAGTGACAGTATAACGGACACATGTCATTATTTATACCACACTACAGTAGAACCACTAGATAATCGGAAGGGATTTccaattcacatttattttcatagtgcttttcacaacgTTGCAAGTAAAACATTATAGCAGATATGGCATTAAAGCAAAATCTTTCGTGGCATGAAAATATATGACTGCATTTCCACAATTGTAAGAAACAGATGCACACATAAAAAATTCCTGTTATTTCATCTGAAGGCTCATTCCTACCTCACGACTTTATGTGAATACAGGTGTATCATTTCTTGAGGCTGTGAGACATTTAGTCAACATGATAGATCTCATATGAACTGGGCATGCCATTCCGGCTTACATAAACTGAATAGGGGGAAAATGTTTAGTAAACAGAAAAATTGACAATATACATGAAGAATTTGCAATATTGACAAAATATACACATGAGTTGTGTTTTTAATGGTAAATGTGTAGTGACATTGATTCTATGGTAGTGTTTGCACTCGCCTGTGACCGTCATTTCTTcatctgctgtgtgtgtgtgtgtgtgtgtgtgtttcaggcatTAAATGTGAACCCTACAGACAGTTACAGCATTCACTGGCCAATCCGCAGGGGTCAGCTGAACATCCACAGCGGTCCTGGTGGATCTCTCACAGCCGTGCTCGCGGACCTTCAGACCATCTGGTCTCACGCTGTTCACAAGCTTCTAGAAATCCCACTGAAGGATCtgaaggtacacacacacacatactatcTAACATTAGATCTTCCTTCAGCTGAACATGAAGAAAGACTTCTGTCtcgcacaaaaatatttaacacacatttaatgGAGTGTAATCGCAGTTTAGAAACTCCAGAGTGAAACTGAGCTCTTCACATGTTGCTATTTCTGTGTTGTTTCAGTATTACAGATGCATCTTTCTCATACCAGACATCTATAACAGACAGCATGTGAAGGAATTTGTAAATATGCTGCTGCTCAAAATTGGCTTCTCAGGTATGACATTTCTCATCGTGTTCTTTTCATTCTCAAATGCACTGAGTGATGAATTCACCAAGCAAAATGACGTTTCGAAATCTACGATGTTGGTGAGGATTCCgtttcatttacacacattgCACAAACAGTTCTCTTGACCtcacgtgtgttgtgtgtagCTGTGGTTGTGCATCAGGAGTCGGTGTGTGTGACGTTGGGCAGCGGTCTGAGCAGTGCGTGTGTGGTGGACGTGGGCGATCAGAAGAccagtgtttgttgtgttgaagATGGAGTCTCTCACCGCAGCTCCaggtcacgcacacacacacacttatgtctggtttactatcacagtggggacagtccacaggcgtaatgttttttatactgtacaaactgtatattttatcccctaaacctaaagatcatagaaaactttttgcctttttagattttaagaaaatattgttctgtacaatttataagctgttttgcTTATTTGTGACACGAATCCCcctgtgttggtgtgcattcaggtttaggtccccaccgggatataaaaacatgtccacactCACTGTTGCGGCTGTAGAGACGATTGTGTGTTACAGAACAGATCTTTGGCAGTCACTCCATCAGcatatatttttcaaataaaataggattaaatgtaaaacaatctTCTCAAATCTGTTTTGTCGCTCATCTCAAGAATGAATGATATATTTGCCCTTGACAGAGTGTTATGCAGGTGATTTTCTGAGTAGGaccgtgttgtgtgtgtgtgttgaacacAGGTTGTGTCTTGCGTACGGAGGTTCAGATGTGACGCGCTGTTTCTTCTGGTTAATGCAGAGAGCCGGTTTTCCCTACCGCGAGTGTCGTCTCGCTAACAGACTCGACTATGTGTTACTGCAACAGCTCAAAGAATCTTTCTGTCATCTGGACCAGGTCACCAAACACACTCTCAAATAACATTCACCATCCTTTCTTGTTTCGCCAATATTTGAGCGTTCGTAGAAGATGCCACGAGAAGATTTCTGTTGTCTGTGTGGTTACGCCATATGAACGAGTCATGCAGTCCACAGAGCTGGATAAACATAATAACTGTGCGGTTATAGAATACAACTAAACACCCGAAAGCGTGTAGTGCTGTGATATAATAATCTCTTTCTGATCCGTGCAGGATATCTCAGGACTTCAGGATCATGAGTTCCGCACACGTTTCCCAGATTCTCCGGTTCTCCTCTATCAGCTGCGGTTGGGAGATGAGAAACTTCAGGTAGTGTAGATCTATTGGGATGCCTTCAGGAGAGGTTCACGAGTTCATCTGATCGTGTTGTTTGTGATCAGGCTCCCATGGCTTTATTTTACCCCGCTGCGCTTGGTATTGTGGGCCAGAAGATGACATCACTGCAACATCGCTTACTAGGAGATGCTGAAGATCCGCACGATGAGCACTACCTGTTGAGCACACAGAGCAAACAAGACCAGGTTCAGCATcgttcactctctctctctttgacaACATTTGGGAAGTTCTTTGGATCAAATGATTGTTCATGACGGTTCAGTAAAATTCTCTTACAGTGTTTGTTTCACCAGCACAGAATCTGTAGTGTCACAGAGATTTAGGACCTTATTAGGGAAGTAACGATTCACTCATCCCGCGATGCaattcacgatactgatctcacgatacgATTCATTCacggtttatttttacaaaatgagtttgAGACAAATTAagaatgaacaactgcccttttattatttcttaactGCTGCACGTTTCTTTGTGAAAGAAAACTAATTCCAAATCAAAttctaaatcaaataaaaaattaataatacaaacatctcttcaaaataaacaaactaagacttttattggatttttttacatttaagaaaaatcagcatatccacgttttccaagtttgcagtaaacacagcggcccctgctgttcaaaacatgtattgctattcaaataacatctcaaccAGCTTGAATCGTCACGCAGTATAAttgattttcaaccggctcacggtgaatcgtttcCCTAGAGCTTATACATCTGAGTGGATTGTGATGATATTTATAACGCAGCTCGTCTTTGATCATTTGTGAAAGAATGTCTGAAGTACAAGAGAGAGTGTCTgagaggccgtttacacgagaccgttttcaactaaaaacagaaaactttttatgcattttgggggactgaaaacgcaaacttttcaaaattggtctcaaagtgcaagtttttgaaaacgacgGCATTATCAATTCCGTGTAAACTCTGACGGAAGTTTTccaaaaatgatgacatcatacaCATGCGTAATACGCGTTCAGTCTGTAGACGCGCGAGTATTCCCCAAATAATGGCGGCCTTCATCAGTCTGCTGCTTGGTTGGTGCTGTGTGACATATCCATTATCATTTCTCCGGCAAAAAGTatatttactgcaccactacaaccagcgGGGAGGCTTACTGtagtatttaaatacacaaaccaTGAACGCACATACACGCcgagaaaatgtattaaaagcgcttttagCTTAAAAAAGGGTAAGCGTATGTGGTTTCTTTATAGCGAAACACTGCCACCCACTGGCCAGGCATGCGTAATACAGCCTTTTTACTCGTTTTCCCagatccatgtaaatgcagatcgttttgataacACTGTCGTGTGTaggtgaaacttttcaaaaacgcaaaggaacaACTTTTCCTTTTTTCATTGAGTAAACGTACTGTGAGCTTTAACGCTTTAAACAGCATTCACACCTCCTGTAGACTGCATGTCAAACGGAAATGACCTGAGATCAGTTATTGACTAGAAACAGAATCACTGGTTGAGTGTAATTTCTCTTCGTCTCTCACAGTCGTCTAAAACGATGTCAGACAGAAAGTCTTTCCATAAGTCT
Above is a genomic segment from Triplophysa rosa linkage group LG17, Trosa_1v2, whole genome shotgun sequence containing:
- the selenok gene encoding selenoprotein K; its protein translation is MVYVSNGEVLDSRTRSPWRLSFFSDLFWGVVEFVGLFFHSLVQPDLSKDGNAIASSRFSDGRGPPGFPGRRRMGRINHGAGPTPPPMGGGGUGR
- the parapinopsina gene encoding LOW QUALITY PROTEIN: parapinopsin a (The sequence of the model RefSeq protein was modified relative to this genomic sequence to represent the inferred CDS: inserted 2 bases in 1 codon) — its product is MDEFHQSVSLLQSLEMESTVASEVSLLNASVNDAIMSRFGYTILAIIIDFVSVCGVILNVTVIVVTLRHRQLRQPLNFALVNLAVADLGCAVFGGLPTMVTNGMGYFSLGRVGCVLEGFAVAFFGIAGLCSVVIIAVERCLVVCRPMGLVIFQTRHGVMGVMVAWLWSFLWNTPPLFGWGRFELEGVRTSCAPDWYSRDPGNISYITCYFLLCFALPFSVIVVSYMRLLWTLRQVSKLKMXQSTVRSEMQVACMVVVMVMAFLLTWPPYAAFALSVIFDPTLYIDPIIATVPMYLAKSSTVFNPIIYIFMNRQVKVYLMLDAVSLTSHNLSVWTDVILLIHSNILYEVLYHRCPFETVYVQFSCFSGNGKTLYLLSDYTVLSKLTSTF
- the actr8 gene encoding actin-related protein 8 — its product is MTQTDRDADNGKDREKEARGVKRPIAPAAVPEHLHEQIQGNFIVVIHPGSETLRIGRAPDTQPMSVPHVVARRHKHAGQSRYEDQCLLREGLNSADSNEQRQNGLKMIDQAIWSKKMSNGVRRVPVSAQQAKLYNKQIRPAVLDSNCKVKWTHTSHQPEYLVGEDALNVNPTDSYSIHWPIRRGQLNIHSGPGGSLTAVLADLQTIWSHAVHKLLEIPLKDLKYYRCIFLIPDIYNRQHVKEFVNMLLLKIGFSAVVVHQESVCVTLGSGLSSACVVDVGDQKTSVCCVEDGVSHRSSRLCLAYGGSDVTRCFFWLMQRAGFPYRECRLANRLDYVLLQQLKESFCHLDQDISGLQDHEFRTRFPDSPVLLYQLRLGDEKLQAPMALFYPAALGIVGQKMTSLQHRLLGDAEDPHDEHYLLSTQSKQDQSSKTMSDRKSFHKSAGFDGESGEPSERANVSVDVELGHSQTECLAAAAGGDPEDSSRSTAVTQFEGKALGIDKAILHSIDSCSSDETKRKMYGCILLVGGGLLFHGAQEFLQHRILNKMPPSFRCLVESVDVITRPKDMDPRLIAWKGGAVLACLDTTQELWIDQREWQRFGVRMLRERAAFVW